A single window of Candoia aspera isolate rCanAsp1 chromosome 3, rCanAsp1.hap2, whole genome shotgun sequence DNA harbors:
- the MSC gene encoding musculin, whose translation MPTGSLRGSEELPEPQMDLRELQLEYRAPARSKRRPRGETCLSVDNSSAAEEEEEEEEDDEEEDEEDEEDEEAVASKKKRTKGASGTGEGGGVKRQPAAGRSAAAATPECKQSQRNAANARERARMRVLSKAFSRLKTSLPWVPPDTKLSKLDTLRLASSYIAHLRQLLQDDCYEKGYVHPVNLTWPFVVSGRPESDTKDVSTANRLCGTTA comes from the exons ATGCCTACGGGCTCCCTGAGGGGCTCCGAGGAGCTGCCGGAGCCTCAGATGGACCTGAGGGAGCTGCAGCTGGAATACCGGGCGCCGGCCCGCTCTAAGCGGCGTCCCCGAGGTGAAACGTGCCTTTCGGTGGATAATTCCTCCGCTgcggaagaggaagaagaagaggaggaagacgacgaggaggaggacgaggaggacgaGGAAGACGAGGAGGCTGTGGCGAGCAAAAAGAAGCGCACGAAGGGAGCCTCCGGGACCGGGGAAGGCGGCGGAGTTAAAAGGCAACCGGCGGCGGGCCGGAGCGCGGCGGCCGCAACCCCGGAGTGCAAGCAGTCGCAGCGCAACGCGGCCAACGCGCGCGAGCGAGCCCGCATGCGCGTGCTGAGCAAAGCCTTCTCGCGCCTGAAAACCAGCCTGCCCTGGGTGCCTCCGGACACCAAGCTCTCCAAGCTGGATACGTTGCGCCTGGCCTCCAGCTACATCGCCCACCTCCGGCAGTTGCTGCAGGACGACTGCTACGAGAAGGGCTACGTGCATCCGGTCAACCTG ACTTGGCCGTTTGTGGTTTCAGGAAGACCAGAATCTGACACCAAAGATGTCTCAACAGCCAACAGATTATGCGGAACTACAGCTTAG